The proteins below come from a single Sorghum bicolor cultivar BTx623 chromosome 4, Sorghum_bicolor_NCBIv3, whole genome shotgun sequence genomic window:
- the LOC110434753 gene encoding uncharacterized protein LOC110434753: protein MFFVYLSADVFAGLATAEEMAKGASVAQEGLAVPPRREPAPSALANRPSPADVLGPGASDPSITGWTGALREVHSLVGDRFRQKLRGMDFDTLLRVQYEHHSLGHHMAAALEERCSREVICRDEAIEALKKENETLEAEKTRLSEEVKGFASIRQAVEVLRKENEEFKLASEVIKKEKEEAEAAAAVLRESASQHERTKDLAVQRAEKAEDVADRLRKELDAERTSAAALQSRLQKAEVEAAAVVGLYTHSLRRRWG from the exons ATGTTTTTTGTTTATCTTTCAGCGGATGTTTTTGCTGGGCTGGCTACCGCGGAGGAGATGGCTAAAGGCGCCAGCGTTGCGCAGGAAGGACTTGCCGTTCCTCCGCGGCGTGAGCCTGCGCCTTCTGCGTTGGCCAACAGGCCTTCGCCTGCTGATGTACTTGGCCCCG GTGCTTCTGAtccttcgatcacaggttggacCGGTGCATTGCGCGAGGTTCATTCCTTGGTCGGAG ATCGTTTTCGTCAGAAGCTCCGCGGCATGGACTTTGACACGCTCCTCCGCGTGCAATAtgagcaccatagcctt GGTCATCACATGGCTGCTGCCTTGGAGGAGCGTTGCTCCCGAGAGGTCATTTGCCGTGATGAAGCAATTGAGGCTCTTAAAAAGGAAAATGAAACTTTGGAGGCTGAGAAGACTCGCCTGTCGGAGGAAGTTAAGGGATTTGCTTCTATTCGGCAGGCGGTTGAGGTGCTAAGGAAGGAGAATGAAGAGTTTAAGCTTGCGTCGGAGGTTAttaagaaggagaaggaggaggctGAAGCTGCTGCGGCTGTCCTTCGCGAGAGTGCTTCCCAGCATGAACGGACGAAGGACCTGGCTGTGCAGCGCGCTGAGAAGGCCGAAGACGTTGCTGACCGGCTGCGCAAGGAGTTGGATGCTGAGAGGACGTCTGCTGCTGCGTTGCAGTCCCGTCTGCAGAAGGCGGAGGTGGAGGCTGCGGCTGTTGTTGGGCTCTACACCCACTCGCTG CGGCGACGTTGGGGCTAG
- the LOC110434754 gene encoding uncharacterized protein LOC110434754 codes for MPSDTLNFFTNTLQGIQNQLSVLNFQVGDLATRVAVIDGRELASGQHLPQIALPGFGSMPALTAPSASTPHVPAASSAPASTPHVPAASSAPAATTMGSLSFGSVQPTSAALTAGVPINQIRFPASPSPIPSLETILRGAPAMSSAPMASPSPHVSVSPAPDGHVVPKYHKLTFPTFDGKEDPLGWLNKCEQFFNGHQTRHTDRVWLASYHLTGVAQQWYLVLEADSGRPQWEEFRTLCHQRFGPPLSTNHLSDLARLPFTSTVDAYMEAFQARAAHAGRLSPGQKAKLFTGGLPHHIRVDVELHDPQDLQRAMYLARAYERRNTPAPLALPAPPRRRPTSTTSTPAGAVTQAESSSSSAPPRLFKRLTPDEMAERRKQGLCYNCDEPYVRGHKCARLFFLEVTDYIVEEPEDTDSGSTQPAEDAPYDTDKPLISLSAITGIRAHETMQLRVHVGPHELTALLDSGSTHNFISSAAAHRAGLHFQDSEGAHVTVANGDRVLCRGLARGVNLQIGMEVFKVDCYAIPLDSCDMVLGIAWLRTLGPILWDFDNLRMEFSLHGRRVQWRGEGTPCSAAVPAASAPNTQSLQIFSAKGTEPALLERLLDAYADVFAEPDGLPPARDCDHRIHLKPATEPVAVRPYRYPQLQKDELERQCDAMLQQGTIRASTSPFSAPVLLVKKQDGSWRFCVDYRALNSATVKDKFPIPVVEELLDELRGARFFTKLDLRSGYHQIRVHPDDVAKTAFRTHHGHFEFLVMPFVLSNAPSTFQALMNTVLKPFLRRCVLVFFDDILIYSATWTEHLL; via the coding sequence ATGCCCAGCGACACCCTGAATTTCTTCACCAACACCCTGCAAGGGATCCAAAACCAGCTGTCTGTCCTCAACTTCCAGGTGGGTGATCTCGCCACGCGTGTGGCTGTCATCGACGGCCGGGAATTGGCTTCGGGCCAGCACCTTCCCCAGATTGCGCTGCCAGGGTTTGGCTCCATGCCCGCCCTGACTGCGCCCTCCGCGTCGACACCCCATGTGCCAGCGGCATCTTCGGCGCCCGCGTCGACACCCCATGTGCCAGCGGCATCTTCGGCGCCCGCAGCAACAACAATGGGTTCCCTGTCCTTTGGCTCGGTGCAGCCGACGTCCGCTGCACTAACAGCGGGGGTGCCAATCAATCAGATCCGCTTCCCGGCTTCACCGTCTCCGATCCCTTCACTGGAGACAATCCTGAGGGGCGCACCAGCCATGTCCTCAGCTCCGATGGCATCACCGTCACCACATGTCAGCGTGTCCCCGGCACCGGATGGTCACGTCGTCCCCAAGTACCACAAGCTTACGTTTCCCACCTTTGATGGCAAGGAGGACCCGCTGGGGTGGCTGAACAAGTGTGAACAATTTTTCAATGGGCACCAGACGCGCCACACCGACCGAGTCTGGCTTGCATCTTATCACCTCACCGGGGTTGCCCAGCAGTGGTACCTCGTCCTTGAGGCTGACTCCGGTCGTCCACAGTGGGAGGAGTTCCGCACGTTGTGCCATCAACGCTTCGGGCCGCCCCTCAGCACCAACCATCTCTCAGATCTCGCGCGCCTACCTTTCACCTCCACGGTGGATGCCTACATGGAGGCGTTCCAGGCTCGCGCAGCCCACGCCGGGCGTCTCTCTCCGGGCCAGAAGGCCAAGCTGTTCACTGGAGGCCTGCCCCATCACATCCGCGTCGATGTCGAGCTCCACGACCCGCAGGACCTGCAGCGTGCCATGTACTTGGCCCGCGCCTATGAACGCCGGAACACACCGGCGCCCCTTGCCCTGCCGGCACCCCCGCGCCGCCGACCGACCAGCACCACTTCGACGCCGGCTGGCGCGGTGACCCAGGCGGAGAGCTCCTCATCCTCAGCACCGCCGCGCCTCTTCAAGCGGCTCACCCCAGATGAGATGGCCGAGCGCCGAAAGCAAGGCCTTTGCTACAACTGTGATGAGCCGTACGTCCGTGGCCACAAGTGTGCTCGGCTGTTCTTCCTGGAGGTCACCGATTATATTGTGGAGGAGCCTGAAGATACGGACAGCGGCAGTACGCAGCCGGCTGAGGACGCGCCCTATGACACCGACAAGCCCCTGATCTCCCTGTCCGCGATCACCGGCATTCGAGCGCACGAGACGATGCAGCTCCGCGTACATGTGGGTCCGCACGAGCTGACTGCGCTGCTGGATTCGGGATCCACTCACAACTTCATCAGCAGCGCCGCAGCCCACCGCGCAGGTCTCCACTTCCAGGACAGCGAGGGGGCTCACGTCACGGTCGCCAACGGTGACCGCGTCCTGTGTCGCGGCCTCGCTCGCGGAGTCAACCTCCAGATCGGCATGGAGGTCTTCAAGGTCGATTGCTACGCCATTCCGCTGGACTCCTGTGACATGGTCCTTGGCATCGCCTGGCTACGCACACTCGGACCCATCTTGTGGGACTTCGACAACCTGCGCATGGAGTTCTCTCTACACGGCCGCCGAGTACAATGGCGCGGCGAAGGGACGCCATGCTCAGCAGCAGTACCAGCAGCATCGGCCCCCAACACCCAGAGCCTGCAGATCTTCTCGGCCAAGGGGACCGAGCCGGCCCTCCTCGAGCGCCTGCTGGACGCATACGCTGACGTGTTCGCAGAGCCGGACGGGCTGCCACCAGCCCGCGACTGTGACCATCGGATCCACCTCAAGCCGGCCACGGAGCCCGTGGCGGTGCGCCCGTACCGCTACCCGCAGCTCCAAAAAGACGAGCTCGAACGCCAGTGCGACGCAATGCTGCAGCAGGGCACGATCCGTGCCAGCACCTCCCCGTTCTCAGCACCAGTTCTGCTGGTCAAGAAACAAGATGGCTCGTGGCGCTTCTGCGTGGACTACCGCGCGCTCAACTCAGCCACCGTGAAGGACAAATTTCCCATACCAGTGGTCGAGGAACTTTTGGATGAACTCCGTGGTGCTCGCTTCTTTACGAAGTTGGATCTCCGCTccgggtaccaccagattcgtgtACATCCTGATGACGTGGCCAAAACGGCGTTCCGAACCCACCACGGCCACTTTGAGTTCCTGGTCATGCCGTTCGTCCTCTCCAACGCGCCGTCGACATTCCAGGCCCTCATGAACACGGTGCTGAAGCCCTTTCTTCGCCGATGCGTGTTGGTGTTCTTCGACGACATCCTGATTTACAGCGCCACGTGGACTGAACACCTCCTCTAG
- the LOC110434752 gene encoding uncharacterized protein LOC110434752 produces MAGKRTSTTRPRAEPSRRGRPRRAVRSTYATVEGEGSEGEQPENEQPETRQEPPPAADPAQPTAAQELQQLQTQLQNLQQERDRIAAAYAASQEAAVAATQAAEISAGPTLDVPPANYGGMLRGTSDLRSPLSEGLQTSPWPTTYKPITLPKFSGKADPRQFLMSFEAAVASAGGNETVMAKSFVIAAEGDALAWYSMLRPGSIYSWENLRDKILANFQGFAVESLTSTDLFQCRQSQGEALREYFQRFVQTKARAPGVPEEVAIEAAIKGLRIGPFAAHLAREKPASMHELYHEFEKYCRSDNDYRKRLEDQNSQKRQSNDINPQKKNLSQDERRPQREAGGQMMNIEQPKNDRVTPPKIAQMQKKLRRGSRAGQLRNLRYQSLNLGK; encoded by the exons atggctggaaagagaaCAAGCACCACAAGACCTCGGGCAGAGCCCTCCAGGAGAGGAAGGCCGAGGAGGGCCGTGCGAAGCACGTACGCGACCGTGGAGGGAGAAGGTTCTGAGGGCGAGCAGCCAGAGAACGAGCAGCCGGAAACACGCCAGGAACCTCCCCCCGCCGCAGACCCGGCGCAACCCACGGCCGCGCAAGAGCTCCAGCAGTTGCAAACGCAATTGCAGAACCTTCAGCAAGAGCGAGACCGGATCGCTGCTGCCTACGCCGCCAGCCAAGAGGCAGCGGTAGCCGCGACGCAAGCGGCCgagatcag CGCCGGCCCAACACTAGATGTGCCACCGGCAAACTACGGTGGCATGCTGCGGGGCACGTCGGACCTTCGCTCCCCTTTGTCCGAAGGATTGCAGACCTCGCCTTGGCCAACAACCTACAAACCTATCACGCTCCCTAAATTCAGCGGAAAGGCCGATCCGCGCCagttcctgatgagtttcgagGCAGCCGTGGCCTCAGCTGGAGGGAACGAGACTGTGATGGCAAAATCCTTCGTGATCGCAGCCGAGGGAGATGCCCTGGCATGGTACTCAATGCTGAGACCCGGGTCAatctattcatgggagaaccttcgaGACAAGATTTTAGCGAATTTCCAGGGATTCGCAGTTGAATCACTGACCTCCACGGACCTGTTCCAGtgtcgccagagtcagggagagGCACTGCGGGAGTACTTCCAAAGGTTCGTACAGACTAAGGCAAGAGCACCCGGCGTGCCGGAGGAGGTTGCCATTGAAGCGGCCATCAAGGGTCTTCGCATAGGGCCCTTCGCGGCCCATTTGGCCAGAGAAAAGCCAGCATCCATGCACGAGCTGTACCACGAGTTTGAGAAGTATTGCAGGTCAGACAACGACTACCGCAAAAGGTTGGAAGACCAAAACTCTCAGAAGAGGCAGAGCAATGATATAAACCcacagaagaagaacctcagccaggatGAACGCCGGCCACAGCGAGAGGCTGGTGGACAGATGATGAACATCGAGCAACCGAAAAATGACAG ggtcactccaccaaAGATTGCCCAGATGCAAAAGAAACTCAGGAGAGGATCAAGAGCAGGTCAGCTCCGCAACCTCCGATACCAGTCGCTCAACCTCGGGAAGTAA